A genome region from Longimicrobiaceae bacterium includes the following:
- a CDS encoding FtsW/RodA/SpoVE family cell cycle protein yields MGLLDWFRRKRPEGPKGVAVHVRAPSAAPGAGPRPERRTSPWLWAGLLAAALFYLAAHYSVVTGVWPVHGTSPGATRTLMRDAGALVAWLLVLGVLRGMGYRGGWMIVALPVVIFFLSRPAQFQVFTDPVYQASGPTRAQANDLKADRSRISTIERAYGPERQEEVFGGPPPPLPDPWARAVQGVTQGETAFLRGMSHYSVFLAPLALLLGFLLARRGERLRWFRQNRTVPYLVTLGVFFVLTLFFTELGKVGGTTPWELFLPLFVATWAATLADDAYNLARPGEVLAPQRLLGLALYGLLPVVPFLVIRELGLSIVLAGSLAAMLLVGTRRGWWAGLMLVAWAGLVFAAFNVDERSRTRLELAYGPYQDPATMTEAEAERWAAKLHQIKLFDANVLAGGLFGEGPGRGHGETAPNSADDGYITLHAAQWGLVGGVALVLLYTVFLIGMFMAAVRERGAFERTLVTGLAMLIAIPFWLATLGGIRVIPLTGVAAAFAAHGGAKLLASALAVGIIAGISHRRHEEDLLDNALAPPREAAEMKGVRIR; encoded by the coding sequence ATGGGCCTCCTGGACTGGTTCCGGCGGAAGCGGCCCGAGGGGCCGAAGGGGGTGGCGGTGCACGTCCGGGCACCGTCCGCGGCTCCGGGGGCGGGGCCGCGCCCGGAGCGCCGCACCTCGCCCTGGCTCTGGGCGGGGCTGCTCGCCGCCGCGCTCTTCTACCTGGCGGCGCACTACTCCGTGGTGACCGGGGTGTGGCCGGTGCACGGGACCTCCCCCGGCGCCACCCGCACCCTGATGCGCGACGCGGGGGCGCTCGTCGCCTGGCTCCTGGTGCTGGGGGTGCTCCGGGGGATGGGGTACCGCGGGGGGTGGATGATCGTGGCCCTCCCGGTGGTGATCTTCTTCCTGTCGCGGCCGGCGCAGTTCCAGGTCTTCACCGACCCGGTGTACCAGGCCTCCGGGCCGACGCGGGCGCAGGCCAACGACCTCAAGGCGGATCGCTCGCGCATCTCCACCATCGAGCGGGCGTACGGGCCGGAGCGGCAGGAGGAGGTCTTCGGCGGGCCGCCGCCGCCGCTCCCGGACCCGTGGGCGCGGGCGGTGCAGGGGGTGACCCAGGGGGAGACGGCGTTCCTGCGCGGGATGTCCCACTACTCCGTCTTCCTGGCGCCGCTGGCGCTGCTCCTGGGCTTCCTGCTCGCGCGGCGTGGGGAGAGGCTGCGCTGGTTCCGGCAGAACCGCACGGTGCCGTACCTGGTGACGCTGGGGGTGTTCTTCGTCCTCACCCTGTTCTTCACCGAGCTGGGGAAGGTGGGGGGGACCACGCCGTGGGAGCTGTTCCTCCCCCTGTTCGTCGCCACCTGGGCCGCGACCCTGGCCGACGACGCCTACAACCTGGCCCGCCCGGGGGAGGTGCTGGCGCCCCAGCGGCTGCTGGGGCTGGCGCTGTACGGGCTCCTCCCCGTGGTCCCCTTCCTGGTGATCCGCGAGCTGGGGCTCTCCATCGTCCTGGCGGGGAGCCTGGCGGCCATGCTCCTGGTGGGGACGCGGCGGGGGTGGTGGGCCGGGCTGATGCTGGTGGCGTGGGCGGGGCTGGTGTTCGCCGCCTTCAACGTGGACGAGCGCTCCCGCACCCGCCTGGAGCTGGCCTACGGCCCGTACCAGGATCCGGCGACGATGACCGAGGCGGAGGCCGAGCGGTGGGCGGCCAAGCTGCACCAGATCAAGCTGTTCGACGCCAACGTCCTGGCCGGCGGCCTTTTCGGCGAGGGGCCGGGGCGCGGGCACGGCGAGACGGCCCCCAACTCCGCGGACGACGGGTACATCACCCTGCACGCCGCGCAGTGGGGGCTGGTGGGGGGGGTGGCGCTGGTGCTGCTGTACACCGTATTTCTCATCGGGATGTTCATGGCGGCGGTCCGCGAGCGGGGGGCCTTCGAGCGGACGCTGGTCACCGGGCTGGCGATGCTGATCGCCATCCCCTTCTGGCTCGCCACGCTGGGGGGGATCCGGGTGATCCCGCTCACCGGCGTGGCCGCCGCCTTCGCCGCCCACGGCGGGGCCAAGCTGCTGGCCTCGGCGCTGGCCGTGGGGATCATCGCGGGCATCAGCCACCGCAGACACGAGGAGGACCTGCTGGACAACGCACTCGCGCCCCCGCGGGAAGCCGCCGAGATGAAGGGGGTCCGGATCCGATGA